A genomic region of Papaver somniferum cultivar HN1 chromosome 7, ASM357369v1, whole genome shotgun sequence contains the following coding sequences:
- the LOC113295610 gene encoding uncharacterized protein LOC113295610, with translation MVTRNGISPTHLFFADDIMIFCKGNVKSVRNMVSLLEKYHRVSGQTVCRKKSKIYYDGGSLSRWRTIVDFLGMSLASFPDRYLGVQIMPGAVRYRHICTVIDKVKNQLVVWKGKMLSFQDRVVLVKTVIASYSIHNMAVYKWPLKFIQQCERVIRNFIWSGDSGISRAFVVGFHKVCSPLSEEGLGLTRLSVMNKALVAKLWWNIKRSHKKWARFLEAKYTFRDGRVKDYGIKSTILPGVRWVDRMVAQNTKSLISDGRSTSLYFDIWLVHHRQVNHTVPVEIFWVPPERGEIMLCCDGAARGNGSGIAGAGVVVRDEECNILGAMSIGLGITNSFFLQNYMELFSDWNGLSSGELDVC, from the exons ATGGTTACGAGAAATGGTATTTCCCCtactcatttattctttgctgatgatattatgattttttgtaaaggaaaTGTGAAAAGTGTgagaaatatggtttctttactAGAGAAGTATCATCGTGTTTCTGGGCAAACCGTTTGCAGGAAAAAAAGTAAAATTTATTATGATGGGGGGTCTTTGAGTAGATGGAGAACTATTGTTGATTTTCTTGGTATGAGTCTTGCTTCTTTTCCTGATCGTTATTTGGGAGTGCAAATCATGCCAGGGGCGGTGAGATATagacatatatgtactgtcattgATAAAGTAAAAAATCAATTAGTTGTTTGGAAAGGTAAAATGCTTTCATTCCAGGATAGAGTGGTGCTTGTTAAAACTGTCATTGCTAGTTATTCCATCCATAATATGGCGGTTTATAAATGGCCTCTAAAGTTCATTCAACAATGCGAAAGGGTGATTCGGAATTTTATTTGGTCTGGGGATTCCGGAATATCCAGGGCTTTTGTTGTTGGTTTTCATAAAGTCTGTTCTCCTCTTTCTGAAGAGGGACTTGGTCTTACCAGATTGAGTGTCATGAATAAGGCTTTGGTTGCGAAACTCTGGTGGAATATCAAAAGATCACATAAGAAATGGGCTCGGTTCTTAGAAGCTAAATACACTTTTAGGGACGGTAGAGTGAAGGATTATGGGATAAAATCTACTATTCTGCCTGGTGTTCGTTGGGTTGATAGAATGGTTGCTCAAAATACTAAATCTTTGATTAGTGATGGGAGATCCACGTCTCTTTATTTTGATATCTGGTTG GTACATCATAGACAAGTCAATCATACAGTTCCAGTGGAAATTTTCTGGGTGCCTCCGGAAAGGGGAGAGATTATgctatgttgtgatggagcagctCGTGGTAATGGATCCGGTATAGCTGGAGCAGGTGTTGTAGTCCGTGATGAAGAGTGTAACATTCTTGGAGCAATGAGCATTGGCCTGGGCATTACAAATAGTTTTTTTTTGCAGAATTATATGGAATTATTTTCTGATTGGAATGGGCTGTCAAGTGGGGAATTAGACGTGTGCTGA